From the genome of Candidatus Falkowbacteria bacterium:
GTAAATAAGAAGTGAGATTGAATTCGACCAGTTCGGCCATGATTTCGGTGATTATGTCCTTGATCCTTTCGACCTCATCGATGCGTCCGTTGGTTGCCTCCTTGATCGCTAAGCGCACCAGCTCTCCGGTGGTGTCGCAAAGTCCGGCCAGATAGCTGTCAAAATCGACTTTCAGCTCCTTGATCGGGCTGATTTCGCCGGCGGACATGATTTTGTAGAAAAGCTTGGCCTCGACATATTCCTCCAAAGCGGCCTTGTAGCTGCCTTCGTAGCGCAAAGCCGGCGTCTTCTTGAAGGTCGGCTCCAAAGCGGCTAGCGCGGCCTCGACTTCCTTAAGGATGGCGGCTGCTTCCTTCACCTGGCCGCGGTGCAGGGTAAAAATAGATACTTTCGACTTGTGCAAAGCGTCATTGGCGCGTCCGATTATTTCCCGGCGGCTCTGATTGAAAAAAGAGTAATCCTCTTTAAGCTTGACGAAAAACTGGTGTTGAGACATGTAGTAAGTCTAAATTATAAAGGCTAATTTCTAAATGTTTTTATCATTTAGCCTTTAGAAATTAGCCTTTAGCCTTGAAACCTATTCCGCTACACGGAAGACTTCTTCCAGGCTGGTCTGGCCCATCAACGCTTTGATGACGCCATCTTGAGCCATCATGACCATACCGAAGCGCATGGCCACATCACGCATATCATATTCGCTGACATTGCCCGACAGGATCATCTTCTCGATTTCTGGGTTCATGGTCATTATTTCATAAATACCGACTCGGCCCTTGAAACCGATGCCTTGGCAGCGGTCGCAGCCCTTGCCTTCATAGAACTTGAGGTTGTCCATATCGATCGTTGATTTTTCCCCAGCGGGAAGCTTCTCGATCAGATCTTTGGCTCGCTGGAGATACTCGGCCGAAGGCACGACCTCCTGCTTGCACTCCTGGCAGATGCGCCGCACCAAGCGCTGGCCGATGACCGCGTTGATGGCTGGAGCCAAAAGGAAGGGTTTTACGCCCATGGACATGAAGCGCGGTACGGCGCCAGCCGCATCGTTGGTATGGATAGTAGAAAGCACTACGTGGCCGGTCAGTGCGGCCTGAATGGCCACCTCGGCCGTTTCCAAATCGCGGATTTCACCGACCATGATCACGTCCGGGTCTTGCCGGACGATAGAACGCAGAGCCTGAGCAAAAGTATAATTCGGACCGGTCTGCGATTGGTTGACTCCCTTGAGCTGATATTCGATCGGGTCTTCCACTGTAATAATTTTGGTCTCGGAGTCATTAAGCTTTTTCAGGATAGCGTACAGCGTAGTCGTCTTACCTGATCCGGTCGGTCCAGTAGTGACGATCATACCGTTCGGCCGCTCAACCTCACGCTTGAGCTGCTCGAAAGCCGAAGCCCTTATACCTAGCTCCTCAAAACCCAGGCCGACCGAACTCGAGCGCAAGAAACGCATGACGACGCTTTCGCCGTAGGCGGTCGGCAAAAAGGAAACGCGGATATCGATCCTTTCTTTGCTGGTATTTATAGAAATGCGCCCGTCTTGAGGGCGGTTGATGATATTTATCTTTACCTTCGCCAAGCCCTTGAGGCGGGAAATTATTTTTTTCCACAGATCGGACTCCAGGCTGGCAACCTCATGCAGCACGCCGTCAAGGCGGAAGCGGACCTTGATGGCGACTTCCTCAGCCTCGATGTGCATGTCCGAAGTACCGGATTTGACGGCTGCAGCCATGATCACTTTGATGATTTCCGACACCTGCCCTGTATTGATTTGTTTTTGCAAATCCGTGAATGAGGTGAAAGTTTCGCTATACTTGTCCAGGTCGGACTCCTCGATCGTCAGGCCGCGCGATTGCACGATCCGCTTTGGCAGCTTCTCATAAAAATCGAAAGCGTACTTCATACTGTTAGCCGAGACATAATATAATACGCCCCGGCAGTGGTGCTCATCCATAAGCTCCTTGAACTTTTCCATGACTTCAGGATTGGTCGGCTGGTTGGTCGCGGCATTAATCTTGGCGCCGTCATAATAGAAGCAGACCAAGCCCAGGCGCTTCGACTCCTCTTCAGTAATAAGCTGGATCGCTTCCGGGCTGATAGGAAACTTGAACACGTTGAAATATGACAAACCATAGGCGGCGGCGGCGAGTTCGGCCTCGCGCTCGACGTCTTTCTTGGTGATATCAGCCTGCTTGGCAGCGAACTTCGATGTGGCAGAATTGTCATCATCACTGACCTTGCCCTTCGAGGCCCTGATCAGGTCCTCGATCGATTGTACTGATTTGTCCTTATTCATATATGTATTCTTTAGCTATCATACCAAAAAAAGCCTTTCTAATAAAGCGCACCTGCCAAACCAAAGGGCTGGCAGGTGCTATGCCGATTTTATGAATATACTATTTGGTCCAACCGTCGAACAACCGCACCAGCTTGCTGACTCCGCCCTTACCGGTCAGCTCCAAAAAGAGGCCGGTCCAAGCGCTGATCTGGAAAACGGTGATCAGCGAGCCGAAAGCCGCTACGACAAAGATGCCGATAATAAGGGCCAAGGCAAAAACCAAGGAAGAAGCAGCAGCAGAAATAGTGTAATAAACTAGCAGCGATAAGAACAGGAACGGTATAGCCAGGGCCAACAGGATAATCAGGATGGAAAAACCCGCGACAAAAGTAATGAAGAAGAGGATGAAGGCCATCTCTAGGCTGACCAGCCAATTATCGAGGAACAGGTTCCACCCCCGCCTCAGGGCGGTATAGAATTCATCACCTTTGATGATGCGGTAGGCCATGGCGTACTTAATGATGAAGGTTAGGACAACCGCAATCGGGATAAAGATGAGGAAACTGAAAAGGTAAATGAAATTCAGACCGACAAGACCGACGTGCTTGAAGCTTAACGCGACCGGAATGCTCATGAGTATCAGGCAGAAGTAAATGACGAATTTGATAATGACGTTCAATCCGGCCAGGGTCCAGAAATTATTCATGCCGACCTCGAGTCCGGCTTTGAAATCGTGGTTCTTTTTCAAATAGATCTGGGTCGCGTTATGCACCAGCGAGCCCTGGGAAACTATAGTCAGCCAAAGGATGAAGATCGTCACGAACAGCAAAAGCAGAGTCATGGCAACGAACAGCACGAACGAGGCCGGATCGTTCAACATGAAAGCCTTGAGAGTCGCTGCGGTCTGCCCGCTAAAAACGTTGGTCTGCGCGTAGCGATTCAAGGTATCGATAATGCCGAAATTCGGCATGCCCGACATGCTCTGGCTGACGATTTCGTACTCGCCGGTGCCGATCATGGCGGCGAATAGGCCGAAGAACCAGAGGTACTTATGACTCCAGCTCAACCCCCAGGCTTGCTTCAAAATGTTTCGATACAAGGACATAAAATTCCCCCTTAAATTTTATAATTAATATATCATTATTATAACACAAACAGAGAAAGGACAAAATAGACACCCTAGAAGCGGATCATGGTTATTGACAAATAGTAATATATATGGTATTATTAATAATTATTTGCACATATTCAACACCCCACCACACAAGGAGATTTTCCATGAAAAAAACCGCAATCGCCGCCGTATTCGCTTCTGCCATGATGCTTGCCAGCATCGCCGCCGCCAGCCAGTCCGACACAACTTTCGCTGATGTCTCCATCCGGCTCGCGTTCGAACGCGGCCAGCTCAGCAAGAGCGAATTCCGGCCGATTGCCGGACGCATGGAAGAGCTGCTCTCCGCCGATGGGTCAATCGACCCGAAATGGCTCAAAGAGCAGAAACTTATCCAGCTTGAGGCCGACCTCACCCCTTACAGCCGAACGGTCAAACTGACCGATGGCAAAAAGGTTCTGAAAGTCAGCCTCAACTGACCGCCCCTTCCGCCTGCAAAAAGCCCCCGATACTCTCGGGGGCGTTTTTTTATCTGTAATTTTATCTTGCGCTATGCAGCCGCTTTGGCCAATCTCCGATTGTGAAGCTTGTAAAAAATCTTCTTGGCAACTTCCACTAAACCCAGGTAAACAAGGACGTAGCTAGCGATGATGACCATGATATACATCGGCAGGCGGTCGAATTCCAGCAACGTGCCCAGAGGAGTGAACTGGATGCTCCAGGCGAATACGACGGCGGACAAAGTGGTTAGGAACAAGGCCTTGCTCGGACGGCTCTCAAAAAAAGGTGTCTTCTTGGTCCGGATGATATAGATGACGAAAACCTGAGTCGCTATCGATTCGATGAACCAGCCGGTCTGGAATTGGTGCTCGGTCAGGCGATAGACGAAGAAAAGGAGATAGAATGTCAGGAAATCGAAAGCCGAACTGATCAGACCGAAAACGGTCATGTATTTGCGGATGAAAGACAAGTCCCAGTGGGCCGGCTTGCGCAGGTCATCCTCATCGACTGAGTCGGTCGGCAAGGAAAACTGGGCGAAATCGTAAATGAGGTTATTGAAGAGTATCTGCGCGGGCATCATCGGCAGGAATGGCAAAAAGGTCACCGCGCCCATCATCGAGAACATATTGCCGAAATTTGATGACAGGCCCATCAATACGTATTTCATAGTGTTGTGGAAAGTCTTACGTCCTTCGATAACGCCGTCCTTCAAGGACTCCAGGCTTTTCTCCATCAAGATGATATCGGCCGTGTCCTTGGCGATGTCGACGGCGTTGTTGACCGAAATGCCGACATCGGCGGCCTTGAGCGCCGGTGCATCATTGATGCCATCACCCATGAAGCCGACGGTCTTGCCTTGTTTTTTCAGAAGCAGGATGATGCGTTCCTTCTGGTCCGGGGTGATGCGAGCGAAAAGCGCAGTCTCGGAGATCTTCCTGCTCAAAACCATGTCATCCATCTTCCTGATCTGCTCTCCAGTCAGGACGCCCTTTATCTCCAGGCCGATGTCGCGACATATCTTTTGTGACAGGATGTCATTGTCTCCAGTCAAAATCTTAACTTGGATGCCGAGCTCTTCCAGCTCCACCAAGGTCTGCCTGACGCTTTCTTTGGGGGGATCGAGGAAGGCCAAAAAGCCCGAAAAAATCATCTCTTCTTCTATTTTCTTGCTGTAGCGCGTCACCTTGTCGCTCGGCAGCTCGCGATAACATAATCCGAGAACGCGGAAGCCATCAGCGCTCAGGTCGGTGAACTGCTTCTTGATCACTTCCATTTCGGAGATACCGCTGCTGATGTGCCCATCCAGTTCGAACTTGGTGCAGATTTTCAAAATCTCTTCCGGTGCCCCCTTGGTAATCAGCAGTCTCTTGCCGCCCGTTTCCACCACCATCGAACTGCGCTTGCGCGAAAAATCGTAAGGGATCTCATCAATCTTCTTGTAGTCGGAAACATCGATATCCTTATAGTCATTAATTGCGTTATCGAGCGGATTGGTGATGCCGGTGTGAAAATGGCTGGTCAAGTGTCCCAACTTCAAAGCCTTAGCCGAATCGCGCCCTAGATAATCGATATATTTGACCAAAGTGATATGATCCTGGGTCAACGTGCCCGTCTTGTCAGTGCACAAGATGTCCATGCTGCCGAAATTCTCGATCGAAGTAAGCTGCTTGACGATAACGTTCTTTTTAGCCATCTGCTGCGATCCCTTGCTCAGGCAGACGGTGATGATCATCGGCAACATATCGGGCGTCACGCCGATGGTAATCGCCAATGCGAAGCTGAAGGCCTGGAGGATGACTCCCGTGGTCAGGTTGGTCGAGTTCTTTATCAGATAGACCGCGATGACGAAGCTGACCATATAGAAAATCACCTTCATTACGAACAGGCTGAATTTCATGATATTGATCTCGAAATCGGTTTTCGGCTCGGCCTTGTTCAGTTCCTGGACAATCTTGCCGAACTGGGTCTTTTCGCCGGTCTGCGTCACTTCGCAGTAGGCGAAGCCGCTAACCACGCTCGTACCCATAAAGGCGAGGCAGTGATTTTCGACATTGTTGCAGGTCAGGGCTTCATCGCCGGAAGCGACCTTTTCCACCGGTATCGATTCGCCCGTGAGAGAAGATTGGTTCACGAAAAAATCGTCACTATCGACGATCATACAGTCGGCAGGAACGACGTTGCCGGCAGATAGGAAGACGACATCGCCGACGACTATCTGCTTGGAATCGATTTCCGCCTTGGCGCCATCCCTGATGGCTGTCACCTTAGAGGTGACTGTCGAAGCCAGCTTCTCGACCACTTTCTGCGATTTATAGGTATTGACGAAGTCCAGGACACCGGCCAGGAAGATCATCATCATCACAATGACGGCGCTGGCACGCTGCCCCATTGCGAACGAGACGGTGGAAATGACGATCATCAGCAAAAAAAGCGGATTGTTGAATTTGCTGATAAAGACCAGCAGTGGGCCGATCTGTTTCTTTTTGGCTATCGCATTTTCTCCCTGCTCTTTGAGCCTTTTTCTTGCTTCAGCCGAAGAAAGGCCGATGTTTTTCAAATCGCTGTCATTGATTGCCATAAAAAAGAATTCATCCTCCTTTGCTTACGGATGAGTGAAATGTTTATGGCTATATTATACAATGTTTCGGCCAAACAAAAAAGCCGCCGGATAACCGGCGGCTTTTGCGGGTCAGTTATTTTAAAATTCTTACCGTTCCGCTATCAGCATCAACCTCCACCAAATCTCCACTTTTCAGTATGCTAGTCGCAATCTTGGTTCCGACGATGCAAGGCTTTTTCAATTCGCGCGCCACTATGGCCGCATGGCAAGTGATGCCGCCCTCGTCAGTGATAATGGCTACTGCGTCCTTGATAATGTTCATAATTTCTGGCCTGGTCATCGGGGTTACTAAAACATAATCCTTCTTGTGGCCGATTATTTCAGCAGCGTTCTTGTAATCCGCTTCCTTAATAACAACAACTGCCCCAGTTGCCGAACCTTTATGCGCTGTAGTACCGGAAAAAGACATTTGGCGCGCTGCCGCTTCTTTCAATTCTCCAACTACATCGCGATTCTTAATGAAAGCGATAACTCCTGCAGCTTCTTGGCCGACAAAAGAACGCAACCGGTTGTTTATGGCAACAAAGACGATGGGACGATTTTCGATTTTAGCAAAAGCCGAGATTTCTTCTTTGGGGTTTGCCGTGAGCCGCCCGATTTCTTCGACTGTGGCAAAAGTGAACGCTTTCCATGGGATTTCAGGATACAAGCCCGACAACGCTTCGATAACCTTGTCGCATCCTTCATACAGCCTGGACGCGCAATCAGATAATATCATCCGCACTTCTGGCAACTTCTCATTGAGCGCGTCATCATCGACTTCAAAACATTCGTCGATGAAAAATATATATAGATGATATAAATCCGTAATAATCGAATCTAGTTCCCTTAGGGTTGCGTTAACTTCTGCAGGCGATAGGCTGTGGAACTCTTGATTTACCAAACTCTCGATGTGAGGATTATTTTTATAGAGAAACTTGTCACACTCACCGATTACCTCATTAGCAAGCTCACTGGACTTTATCAAAAAGCGCTTCGACCAGTCACCCCAAGCCTCGTATGTACCGTCGAGCAAGCTGACAAAATTCTGGCCAGATGCTGCACCATACTTCGCAAGATAAGGATTATCAACATAACCCTTACTGCTGGATTCGAAGCATATTGCTGGTATGAACGGGTAGCTGACATGCTTAGACATCTCAAACAGTTCCAATTCCTTCTCGATATCCTGAGACGAAACTAACCGCTCCAGTATATCGACTCTGCCATTATCCGCATCCACCTCTACCAGGTCCCCATCCTTCAATACGCTGGTCGCCAATTTAGTTCCTATGATGCAGGGTTTGCCCATCTCACGAGCAATGATGGCCGCGTGACAGGTTGCCCCACCTTCATCAGTGACGAAAGCGGCGGCTTTTTTCATGGCCGGCAGAAAATCCGGGGTTGTCATCGGTGTCACCAGAATATCGCCTTTCTCGACTTTGCCGACTTGCGATTTTTCAAAAACCAGGACCACTCGGCCAACAGCCTTTCCCTTATACGCCACCGTGCCCGTGAAAGATTCCTTGGTTCCTAGCACATCGGTCCGTTCAAGATTTATGTTGCGTTCATGACAGAAGCTTTCGATATCGAAGTCAGTTGCCAATGAGCCTTCAAAATAAACATACCGCCTCTTTCTTTGCTGCAGTATTGCGATCCCTGGCACTGCTCCTTCGATGAACTCCTCCGGCAGGACATACTGAGCTAAATCTGCGCCATGCGTGCCTAATGACTCAGATATTATTCTTAATAAAAACTCCTCAGCTTTGTAGACCACCGTATCATGCTTCACCCGAAGCTCATATGCCCGTTTGATCAATGGCCGATATTTGTCCTCACCCTCCATGGCGCCAACTACGTCGCTTATCGCCAACATCGGCCAGGTTCGGACAACCAAATCAAACACTTTTTTGAAATCAGCCTCCCGTCCTTGGCTGATCAGTCGCAAAATCTCCTGGCAATCGCTTTCATATTCGCTCGCCAGGCGCACAAACTTATCCATGTTCTCAAAAAAATAAGGCAACAAATGCTTAGGGTCCTGTTTAGGATCGGTAAAATCATAATAGACGCTGACACCTCGGCCGTCTTCGTGGATGAACAGCGGTTCAAAAAACATCGTGCCCCCGGTATGTGCCTCCAGGCCATGCCGGTCGCTCAAATACCAAACGCGAATGGCGGTCAAGGAAAGAGAACGGCTTTCGATTTTCTTAAACAGATGCTTCTCTTCATTTTTGTTGGCCTCGCCTGCGCTGGATAATGTCGTAATCGGACGCGACTGGGTGATATATAGCTTGCCGGCCTCGAAGGCCCACTCGATATCGCAAGGAAAACCATAATGCCTTTCAATATTAAGGCAGATTTGCGCCAATTCCTTAATTTCGTCGTCGGCCAGTTTCTGTATTTCTTGTTTTTCGGCTGGCACGGTTCGCTCGCTGGTGCCCTCGGGGCTGCGAACGATCATCATCTGCTGGTTCGAGATATATTTATCTTCTATGCCCAAACTTTTTTTCTCGATAACATAAGAATCCGGGGTAATCATACCGCCGACGATCGCCTCGCCCAAGCCATAGCCAGCCTCGATAATCATCCGGTCGTAATCCTCGGTCACCGGATGAACAGTGAAAGCGATACCCGACACCTCGGACTGCACCATCTTCTGAACGACTACGGCCACTGAAACCTTCTGCGTATCCAAGCCCTTTTCAAATCTGTAAAATATCGCCCTCGGCGTGAAAAGCGAAGACCAGCAAAGCTTGACCGACTCGATCAGGTTTTCCGAGGTGACGTTGAGATATGTTTCCAGCTCGCCTGCCCAAGAAGCGGAGGATGAGTCCTCGGCCGTTGCCGAGGAACGGACAGCAATCAGCTCGGCGCCGAGCGTCTTGAATTCCATTTCGATCTCTTCGCGAGTGTCATCAGGCATCGATGCATCGAGTATCAGCTGGCGGATCGACTCTGAGGCTTGATCAATCGTGGTCGACGTCTCGACGTCGACTCCGGCTAAAGCCTCCTCGATTTTCCGGTCCAAACCGGCGCCCTCAACGAAACGGTCGAACGCCCCAGCCACCACCACAAAACCTGGCGGCACTGGCATTCCGGCTTGCGTCATCTCTCCCAAAGAAGCTCCTTTGCCGCCCGCCAGGGCGGTGTCCTCTTTTGATAGCTGGTCAAACTTTATTATATTCACGCGCTTAATTTAATATCTTAATAACCCCGGCATTCGCGTCGACCTCCACCAGGTCTCCATCCTTCAGCGCCCTTGTGGCGATTTTAGTGCCGATAACGCAGGGTATGCCCAACTCCCGGCTAACGATTGCCGCGTGGCAGGTGATACCGCCTTCATTAGTTATGATGGCTGCAGCCCGCTTCATCAACGGCACGAATTCCGGACGGGTCATGCCGGTTACCAATATTTCACCGTCTTCAAAAACAGCGGCTTGCGCATCAATGACGATCCGTACCCTCCCCTTGGCTATCCCGCGCGAGGCCGGAGAGCCTTTGATTTCTATGACCTCATCTCCCTGATCGAAAACCAAAGCGTTCAATTCCTGCAAGGCGGGCGCGAACTCGACCGCGGCGCACGAGGCGGAATTGTCAGGTCTGACCAGATATGCGAACCCCTTGGCCCTCTTCAGAGCGGATTCCTTGATCGCCGAGACAGCAGTTTCGTCAAACATCGCCAACTCATGCGGTAAAAAGCCCGAGGCACTTATCTCACCCAAGCCGAGGCGATCCAACAGCTCTCGTGCGCATGAGTAGATTACAGTCTGGGCCTGAGCCAACGGATCCTTTCGCAAATCCCGTAGCTCCATTACTAAGCTGACGTACCCGACCAGCAACTTGGATGAGGCTGAAAAACCAACAGTCAATTCGGAGATTCTCCGCTGATTTTCCCTAGCCGACTCCAGCTGCGCTTCCGCTTCCTTAAGAGCCGAAGTCTTATTTTTGAACACCTCCCCAATCATTTCCATTGCCTGCCCATCATCTTGGACTGAAAAATAATCAGTAAAAATATATTTTGCCAGGTCGACCGATTTTTCCAAACCGTGAGTCTCAACTGTTTTTATGATATAAGCATTGTGTCGATGTTCGAAAGTCGCGAATGTCGGGCTGGTAACCTCCTCCCAGACGGACAATATCGCGCCAACCGTTTCTTTGTCGGCTGCTTCAATCAGAATATCCTTATCGAAAACTTCTATGTAGACCGAGTCTTTGATTATTCGCGACATCAGGTCAGCTGTCTCTTTTATTGTCTTTTTCAATTCAGGCGTCGTAAAGCCTCGGAAGCTTGTCCGGCCTATCGTTTGATCATACAGCTCCTGGGCTTCTGCAGCATTTTTGTCGTAAGCCGACCTTAAACCAGCCAGAGAGCTTTCCTGGCTGATCACTTTTTTCACCGCCTTCAAAGCCTGTGCCTTATATTTGTCCATACTCACAGCCACATGGCAATTCCGCCCCTGGCACAAACCGAGGACATACATACCGTTCTGGTCCCCGGCATAAGTCCAGGGAACAGCCGCGAAAAGCGGGGCGTACGCACCGCTGAAAGAGAACAATTGATCCGCTTCGGTGCCGATGCCGAATTCTTCTATTAAGCTATTCATATTCTTATGATACTAGATATTGCGGCTTATCCCTAGGAGACAAGCCAGCCGTTCCTTTAAACGCTCAGAATCCTGACCGTGCCATGATTGGCGCGGACCTCGACCAAATCGCCGTCCTTTATGATCTGGGTCGCGTTCCGCGTTCCGATGATGCAGGGTTTGCCCAGCTCCCTTGCCACGATGGCGGCATGGCAGGTAATACCTCCCTCGTTGGTCACAAAGGCGGCCGCCATCTTCATTATCGGCAAGTACTCCGGCCGAGTCATGCTCGTCACCAATATTTCTCCTTCTTTGAATTTGGAAAAATCATTTTGGCTCAAGATCACCCGGGCGCGTCCGCGTGCGTAGCCTTGGCTTGCGACTTGGCCGGTCAAGATCTTATCTTGGCCGTGGCCAGGCTCCTGATTAAGCTGGTTCCGCAGGGATTCCGCCTCCTTGCCGGTCACCATCTTGTAGCCGTCGGCGTTGAAGGTGGCGAACATGCCGTTCTCGTATCGGTTTTTCAATATCTCCTGGGTTATCGAGCCTCGGAGGACCGGCTCGACCTCATCGAGATTGATGAACTTCAGATATTCCATTTTTATTCCGGTGCTCTTCTCCAGATATCCCAATACGCTGAAAAGCAGATGGATACCCATCAGATTGGCTTTCTTGCGGTGTTCGCGCCAAAAGGTCAATTTTTGGAAGAAATACAACGGATTTTCTTTGAGCCGCTTTTTCTTGAGCAGCTCCCCTATCCTGTCCTGTCTCGATTTGGAATAATTCTTCAAATCCTTGAACTGCTTCTTGAATTCGGCTTCATCCGCCAGCCAATTTTCGATTTCCTGCGCCTGCTCTTCGGGGGTGATGCTTTTGACATAGCAATAATTCGATTTATAATAGCCGAACTTTTTCCTATACGAAATGGCTTCTGGAAAATTTGCAACGAAGCTGCTGACCGTCTTATGTTTTTTCTGCTTCTTGAACG
Proteins encoded in this window:
- a CDS encoding helix-turn-helix domain-containing protein produces the protein MSKIIIKINQVALRLGKSITDIAHETGLNRNTVTALYHGKVDGIKFETLTKFCDLYDLKLEDVLELVEESPIAHDSTNVYKQEGEVIPFTAWSFGIQVADLNRKYFKNDYGVAYGYWRGPYMEAFWSISNVNALAAEVYERFQRPQDMDGFFAEYLKTAKVFEDYYLAHDETAFSGVSEKEMLEFFSKIRKAYYDFWGLSLFIDAFDSGFDQKKINEIAKRHDFTLDEVGLLTTPFEMTFNNDRLLELFELVATFKKQKKHKTVSSFVANFPEAISYRKKFGYYKSNYCYVKSITPEEQAQEIENWLADEAEFKKQFKDLKNYSKSRQDRIGELLKKKRLKENPLYFFQKLTFWREHRKKANLMGIHLLFSVLGYLEKSTGIKMEYLKFINLDEVEPVLRGSITQEILKNRYENGMFATFNADGYKMVTGKEAESLRNQLNQEPGHGQDKILTGQVASQGYARGRARVILSQNDFSKFKEGEILVTSMTRPEYLPIMKMAAAFVTNEGGITCHAAIVARELGKPCIIGTRNATQIIKDGDLVEVRANHGTVRILSV
- the mgtA gene encoding magnesium-translocating P-type ATPase — protein: MAINDSDLKNIGLSSAEARKRLKEQGENAIAKKKQIGPLLVFISKFNNPLFLLMIVISTVSFAMGQRASAVIVMMMIFLAGVLDFVNTYKSQKVVEKLASTVTSKVTAIRDGAKAEIDSKQIVVGDVVFLSAGNVVPADCMIVDSDDFFVNQSSLTGESIPVEKVASGDEALTCNNVENHCLAFMGTSVVSGFAYCEVTQTGEKTQFGKIVQELNKAEPKTDFEINIMKFSLFVMKVIFYMVSFVIAVYLIKNSTNLTTGVILQAFSFALAITIGVTPDMLPMIITVCLSKGSQQMAKKNVIVKQLTSIENFGSMDILCTDKTGTLTQDHITLVKYIDYLGRDSAKALKLGHLTSHFHTGITNPLDNAINDYKDIDVSDYKKIDEIPYDFSRKRSSMVVETGGKRLLITKGAPEEILKICTKFELDGHISSGISEMEVIKKQFTDLSADGFRVLGLCYRELPSDKVTRYSKKIEEEMIFSGFLAFLDPPKESVRQTLVELEELGIQVKILTGDNDILSQKICRDIGLEIKGVLTGEQIRKMDDMVLSRKISETALFARITPDQKERIILLLKKQGKTVGFMGDGINDAPALKAADVGISVNNAVDIAKDTADIILMEKSLESLKDGVIEGRKTFHNTMKYVLMGLSSNFGNMFSMMGAVTFLPFLPMMPAQILFNNLIYDFAQFSLPTDSVDEDDLRKPAHWDLSFIRKYMTVFGLISSAFDFLTFYLLFFVYRLTEHQFQTGWFIESIATQVFVIYIIRTKKTPFFESRPSKALFLTTLSAVVFAWSIQFTPLGTLLEFDRLPMYIMVIIASYVLVYLGLVEVAKKIFYKLHNRRLAKAAA
- a CDS encoding type II/IV secretion system protein yields the protein MNKDKSVQSIEDLIRASKGKVSDDDNSATSKFAAKQADITKKDVEREAELAAAAYGLSYFNVFKFPISPEAIQLITEEESKRLGLVCFYYDGAKINAATNQPTNPEVMEKFKELMDEHHCRGVLYYVSANSMKYAFDFYEKLPKRIVQSRGLTIEESDLDKYSETFTSFTDLQKQINTGQVSEIIKVIMAAAVKSGTSDMHIEAEEVAIKVRFRLDGVLHEVASLESDLWKKIISRLKGLAKVKINIINRPQDGRISINTSKERIDIRVSFLPTAYGESVVMRFLRSSSVGLGFEELGIRASAFEQLKREVERPNGMIVTTGPTGSGKTTTLYAILKKLNDSETKIITVEDPIEYQLKGVNQSQTGPNYTFAQALRSIVRQDPDVIMVGEIRDLETAEVAIQAALTGHVVLSTIHTNDAAGAVPRFMSMGVKPFLLAPAINAVIGQRLVRRICQECKQEVVPSAEYLQRAKDLIEKLPAGEKSTIDMDNLKFYEGKGCDRCQGIGFKGRVGIYEIMTMNPEIEKMILSGNVSEYDMRDVAMRFGMVMMAQDGVIKALMGQTSLEEVFRVAE